In the genome of Etheostoma cragini isolate CJK2018 chromosome 5, CSU_Ecrag_1.0, whole genome shotgun sequence, the window tgattttggtaAGTGCTATAATAATTAACTTTGTAATATAATTATCATAAAAGGAAATGTgcagacagaaaacactgcCAAGCAATCTGTTGAAATTAGTAACTTTTTGACCTTTCCTCTGTAACTTAGACATTACTTTGAGTTTATTCTAGGGCTATATTTAACAACTATTTCCATTATCAATTAAGctgtctattattattattattattattggtctATAAAACCTCAGAGTATCCTAGAGTTCATGTCAACTGGTCAACtgccaacagtccaaaacccaaacataTTCTATGGATAACAATGTTAGACCAAGAGaagcagcaaattctcacatttgacaACCTGGCatcaaattatttcatttttgtaacagtTGCAGATTAATTTTCTATCAATGAACAAATTGATTAATCGACTAATTGTTGCAGCCCTGATTTGTTGTATAGATTTTCTGACTTATGGTCAGGATATTTGTAAAAAGATGTGACTTTCTCAAGTTGGTCATCCAGTTTTATGAAGATGAGACTGCAAACCTAgtcttaaaaaaatgcagtgtgCACAAGTTATTAATAGCTTGTTTGCTGACCAGATGACCTACAGCAAATATGATCGCAATAATTCACTGTATTGTCACACTTAGGAATGTGGTAATGATCATAGTTATCAAGATATACTTTTGTAGAACGTTGCTTAATCTTCTCAAAGTTTAAGTTTGCATGTTGCCAGACTATTACTCTCAGTCTCAGTCAGCTGTAGCAGTGTGATAGATGAGCAGCACTGAGTTAAGGCAAGGCAGTTAGGTGTTTTATGATGCAGAGCGAGGCCATAATAATAAACCATGTGTGACTTATTGGGTCTGGATGCTTCCACGGCTGCAGAGGACAGGTGTGAGGTGAGAAAGGTGTCACATTAATCCTGACTGGAACAGCATCCACATTAgcataaataaacattacaatatGATATGTTACTGATTTTCCATCCAGTATATGCAAATAAATacctttaaagaaatgaaccaaaataaatgaattgaaataaatgcatattctttattttattatttaaaccaAAATTAATGGCAGATCAATGGCAAATATCACACAATGCCATAATAATATATGACAGTCTAATATATGACAGTCTAATGTATTTCCTGCTCTTTTGTGTTAATAtttctattatatatatatatatatatataatatatttatatatatatatatatattatatatataatatataatataatatatctatctataatatTAAGTTGTGATTTAAAGCTGGTAATCCAAGGAATCATCACTGTTTACCAAAGACAAAGATGAATCTCTTATTTCTCTGTAAAGAGCAGAGTTGATTAAAACAGCAACTGGACTAATCAATCAGACAACTGGCCAACATGAAGACTAACAAGTCCAGCCGAGtgagtacattttaattgaacAGTGCACCTCAATGATGATCGCTATATTTCCGATATTTATTGCTGTGACAAAATATCCACAGTTGTCAGACCCATTACCCTTAGggtagtttagtttagtttatttgtttcacagaacatgaaaacaaatttcattgaaaaatctaaaaattacagaaacccaaaatacacaaGAGGATGTGGTAGAAACCTGTAACGGCTTATATAGAAACCACAACCAAAGAACTAATGTAGACGTACAAAAGCAAAAATACGTTTTAAGGATTAGGATAGTGTTTATAacctatatatattttttacttctacttaCTTACTTCTGAAAAGTAGGCTTGTGCCTGGGAGAGGATTAATCTTACAATTGGGTAAAGAAACATGGTCAGGCTTAGGTAAACTGGAAATAATAACCATGTTTATTAGCCTACCTTCTTTGGGGCAAAGGTATTGTGCTTTAGTTTCTCCACCAGCTCAGGTCCAGAACTAGCCCAGGTTTGAGAGAACACCTCAGCCTTGTCCGGGTTTAGATGAACCCCCTCCAGCTGTTGCTTTAGAGAGGCTGGCTTTACATTATGATACACTGCctacagaggagaggagatatGGGTTGGAGTAGAAACTTTATAATAAATTCTATTATGATTTACTGTTTTCCCAGATCACCTACAGTCCTATTCCTATTTACCCCTAACACTCAACATTGCCACAATACAACAATTCATGATACAACAGTGACCCCAGCTGGAGAAATGGGCTAACAACGTGTGCcacgctaacacacacaaaatctatctatctatctatctatctatctatctatctatctatctatatataatGTATTGATGGTATACACTTAAGCAAAGTCTAAAGAGAGTATAACAGAGATTTGTCTCTTTCCATAGCATAGCAGGCAAAGTCATGCACACATAAATGGTCTCTTGGAAGCACCTGCCCATTCACtgtagataataataataatagtcacTTTTCATGGTAATGTTCTActatctaaaacattttttctgaCTACTTTTCTCAGTTAAATAATACAGTTTAATGTAAACAATCCCTGAAATGCActgaaaaaacatatttaagtgGGTTAGAGTCATTATACCAATTATTACCCAAATCCAAAGCAATGttatttgctattttaaaaGCAAGCTATTACAAATAGCATTTTAAACGTTTAAATCAGGGACAATCGATACCATGATGAGCACCCCTCACCTGCTCTAGTATAAAGGCAGCTGTTTCCAGGACTAGACTGAGAGCCTGTTTATCTAATAAGAGGGCAGTCTGaagtttttcttcctcctcttcactgAATGTCCGCTCtccctgttaaaaaaacaaaaacaaaaaaaaaacgacaaataaatgaaaagctgcTGTCAGGTTGAGAATCAacaacttttcaaaatacaaatattaaagaGTAGAATAGATTATGGGTAAACAATTAAATTCAACTTAACCTGACATTTTTGCAACAACAATTGAGTAGAAGGGTTTTACCCAGTGTGAATAGAAcgtttttcacagcagacatctTGGCTTGTCAGATCCGCAAAAGTGCAGATTAAACTAACAACATTAACCATAAGAGGATGCAATGTCAGGGAGCAATAGTTGCACCTGTGCTTTTCATcctatgacatgtcaaaatgtctattacattttatattatgtataaACAACAGTGTATTCATATTTCATAGcaaatcaaaataaagtgtAGTAAACGGACACATCGTTCTTGGAATGAATGACTGACAGCCAGCTAGCGCCAGCTCCTGTGGAAGAAATAGCATGATCAACACGGCcaggcatgtgtgtgcattcattaGAGCCAAGAGGGACGGATGCTCCAGTAAGTTATTATGCAGGCACTGCTATCACTGGCACTACAGTGTTGCAGCAAAATCCTTAAAAGCCTCTTGTCTTTGGCACGGATAACATTGTGCAGTCTCTGTACCTTCAGGTGAAGCTTTTGTATGATGCGGGAGATCAGCCTGGAGAACTTGTTCTCATCAATAGCGTTGATGAAAGTCACCGCTTCTTTTATGCTGTTTTGGAGAGAAGAGTTGTGAGTGGTGTCAGCGGTGTAGAAAACACTCAGATCTTTTAGTTAAGAAAGCGAATCAGTTTACTGCCAGAGTATGATGTCATACATATAAGGTAGAGtgtggaaaataagtatttgaacaccctgctattttgcaagttctcccacttagaaatcatggaggggtctgaaattatcaacgtaggtgcatgtccactgtgagaaaaaagaaaggaaatccagaaatcacaacgtacaatttttttactattaatttgtatgatacagctgcaaataagtatttaaacacctgtctatcagccacaattctgaccctcaaagacctgttagtctgccttcaaaatgtccacctcggctccatttattatcctaaattagatgcatctgtttgaggtcgttagctgcataaagacaacTCTCCATTCCATACAATCAggaagaatccaactactaacatggccaagaccaaagagctgtccaaagacactagagactaaattgtacacctccacaaggctggaaagggctacggggaaattgccaagcagcttggtgaaaaaaggttcactgttggagcaatcattagaaaatggaagaagctaaacatgactgtcaatctccctcggactggggctccatgcaagatctcccCTCGTGGGGTTTcgatgatcctaagaaaggtgagaaatcaggcCAGAACTACACGGGGGGAGCTGggcaatgacctgaaaagagctgggaccaacgtttccaaggttactgttggtaatacaaaaagacgtcatggtttgaaatcatgcatggcacggaaggttcccctgcttaaaccagcacatgtctaggcccgtcttaagtttgccaatggccttttggatgatccagaggagtcatgggagaaagtcatgtggtcagatgagaccaaaatagaactttttggtcataattccactaaccgtgtttggaggaagaagaatgatgagtaccatcccaagaacaccgtccctactgtgaagcatggggggggtagcatcatgctttggggggtttttctgcacatggggcagggcaactgcactgtattaaggagaggatgaccggggccatgtattgcgagattttggggaacaacctccttccctcagttagagcattgaagatgggtcgaggctgggtcttccaacatgacgaTGActcgaagcacacagccaggagaaccaagaagtggctctggaagaagcatatcaaggttctggcgtggcctagccagtctccagacc includes:
- the commd10 gene encoding COMM domain-containing protein 10, producing the protein MASFIKETQSIKEAVTFINAIDENKFSRLISRIIQKLHLKGERTFSEEEEEKLQTALLLDKQALSLVLETAAFILEQAVYHNVKPASLKQQLEGVHLNPDKAEVFSQTWASSGPELVEKLKHNTFAPKKLEYVGWQLNLQMAQSSQARLKSPSAVLQLGLRNEDSEVQENVFVDFNHKELLDLYNKLEIVQGQLDSLT